In Candidatus Cloacimonadota bacterium, the genomic window TCCCGAGATATTAATGGAGGGTTAACTGGAATATACAAATATTATAAGGATAAAAAAAAGGGTGAATCTACTCAAACCACAGAGTTAAATATTTGGGTTGAGTTTAAATTTTAGGAGATTGAAATTTGAAACCGGAAACTGGAAATTTGTCCAGCGAAGACAGATCCGCATCTGGCGGAAAATGGAAAACCAAGAAAAATAATCAAATTTCAAATTTCAAATTTCAAATATCAAATAAAAGACTGATTGCAATCGGAGATATTCACGGGCAATTCAAAATGCTTGAACTTCTTATGAAGAAGATTCAACCAAAAGAGTCTGATAAATTTATATTTCTCGGAGATTATATTGATAGGGGACTTCAAAGTAAAGAAGTTATAGAATTCTTGCTTGAGTTCTCTACCAAGTTTGATTGTATTTTCTTACGAGGCAATCACGAGGATATGTTGCTTGCGTTTCTTCAACTTGATGAAAAAGCAATGTACGGAGAATCTTATCAGTATAATGGAGGAGAATATACTGCGTTTTCTTATGCTGGGGATAATGCGGTATTAGAGGATTTGAAACACACCTTTCCAGAAGAGCATATTAAATTTTTGAAAAGCCTGAAATATTATCATATTGAAGATAACTTTCTTTTTGTGCATGCAGGAATTATGCCTGGAATTCCGATTGAAGAACAAAAGTTAGATGACTTGGTCTGGATTAGAGAACAGTTTATCTATTATCCCACAGGAATTGATAAAGTTATTGTATTTGGTCATACTCCGTTAGATAGAGTATTAATTAGCGATGATAAGATAGGATTAGACACTGGGGCTGGATATTTTAAAACTCTTAGTGCGATTGAACTTAATACAAAAGAAGTCTATTCTGTTAAATGGA contains:
- a CDS encoding metallophosphoesterase family protein; the encoded protein is MKPETGNLSSEDRSASGGKWKTKKNNQISNFKFQISNKRLIAIGDIHGQFKMLELLMKKIQPKESDKFIFLGDYIDRGLQSKEVIEFLLEFSTKFDCIFLRGNHEDMLLAFLQLDEKAMYGESYQYNGGEYTAFSYAGDNAVLEDLKHTFPEEHIKFLKSLKYYHIEDNFLFVHAGIMPGIPIEEQKLDDLVWIREQFIYYPTGIDKVIVFGHTPLDRVLISDDKIGLDTGAGYFKTLSAIELNTKEVYSVKW